GTGAAACAATTTTGTAAAACCTAAAAGTAAAGTAACTTGAGACTTTCATACTCGAACAATTCAGAACTCGAGTgagaaatttgaaaatattttgattcgAAATTTGTACAGCCAACTATGCGTCAACTTGGCAGCATCAGTTTGAGCCCAGAACTTGGCAGCATCAGTTTGAGCCCAGAACTTGGCAGCATTAGTTTGAGCCCAGAACTTGGCAGCATCAGTTTGAGCCCAGAACTTGGCAGCATCAGTTTGAGCCCAGAACTTGGCAGCATCGGTTTGAGCCCAGAACTTGGCAGCATCAGTTTGAGCCCATGAATGAGGATTGACTAACTTTTGTGTATTGTACAAAACCTTCATTTCATACTCTTTGTAATCAATTTTTATGAATCATGGATGTCAAAAAAGTTGGCAATGAAGGCAAAAAGGAAGACCGCGAGGACTCCGATTGAGTTGAAAAAGGAGATAGTAGCCAAGTTTAAAAAACGGCATACCtcattttttttacaatttactGTTAGtagttgaaatacatgtatgttttacatACTGTACTAATTCATTATTTTTGgtagaaatatatacattatattatgtCTAAGAATGCATTATTGCGATCTCCCTTTTTTCTTATGGAGAAATTGATGGGGTATTCAAACAATTCAGTCGTCGAACAAAAATCTAGAATGAattgtgttcgagaaccaaGGTACTAATGTAACTTGCTATATCGTTTAAATATCCTATTGTTTTGACTAAGGACTATTTTGTGTACCTATTATAATTGGCAACAACAAGTATGTCCTTTTTCGTATAAAATTCTAGTGCAGTCTGACAAAGTCttcacaatatttttatagtacaGCATATGTGCTTTTCAGAAAAGAATCTATCACAAATAATGCTTGAATGCAACAAATATTAAATAGATAAAATCTATTTTACTTTCTAAATACTTGTTTTTTGACTTATTTAGTTTTTGACTTCATTTTCTGCCTAAagaatatgtattatatagatCGTTGCAACCATGTCTTGTCTTTTGAACAGTAAATATAACACAAACCATGTGATTTTTTATCGCAGTACAACAACAATGTTCAAGGCATAGAGAGTGGAAGCTATTAGGCACACTAAACTCTTCAATTGAAACAATCCCATATACTTTTCATTGCTCATGACTAAATCACAAAGCCGATTTTTATTGACTTCTATGCCATCAAAAATGTTAGAGACACCAATTTGAAACGTAGTTTTGGAATTATTTGACTAGATTGTTACTATCACAAGCAAAATTTCTTAGAAATATCATGGCCAAAGTATTGAAATTATTTCAGAAAATGCTACAGAATTTTTCACCTAAAATttcttcaaaatattttgtggCTTTTGTATAATGGCTTTTAATAAATCCAGTTAGTTGCCTGATTTTGTTAGAAACAATAAGAGCATAATGGTAGCCTAGTGTTTTTAAACTTGGAACAGTGAGCGGAAAATAGTCTTCAATGGCAGTATTGGGAAGTTTAACTACAAATTGAGTGATTAATACTAAATTCTTCTTTGGTATGGTGAGTTGTCAACCAATCTAAAAGTGCTTATTGAATTATAAAGCCCACTACTCGTACAAACTCTTACACTATACGAGGTAATAAaagaattatataaataataattacaagctgcaagaaaaataaatctataaaataagcaaattgttTAACGTACACGATAGCCTGTAAACACAAACTAACGATATTTAGATAGTGGAAGATGCCAACTCTCCATTTTGTCCAATTAACTCAGGAGTGCCCCAAGGGTCAGTTATGGGACCCCTTCTTTTTTTATTGTACGTTAATGACTTGCCAGACCTTATGGTGTTAGAATGCTGACTGTTTGCTGACGATACTCTTTTATTTAATTCTCGCGTCAACAAAGCAGTATTGCAACAAGACCTTAGGGTACTCCAAAAGTATTCTAATGAGTGGCAATTGACTTTTAATGTTTCTAAATGTTCTGTTCTTTCAGTTGGAGAGTCGAATTCAAaagcaagttattttttatgtgaCCAACGTTTAGACAATGTTGATTCACATCCATACCTTGGCATTGAGTTGCAAAATAACCTGAAATGGGAAATTCACTGTGTAAAAATAATAAGCAGAGCTAATAGAACATTACATATGCTAAGGAGAGTTTTAAAGCATGCTGACACAAAAACTCGGCAGATTGCTTATTTTTCTTTGGTGAGGCCACTTTTAGAGTACGGTTGCACGGTATGGGACCCGTTTATGAAAAtagatatcaaaagatttgtgAAAATACAGAACACTTCTTCaaggttcatttttaaactaaagggGCAAGTCAGTTTTACAGAAATAAGAACAAATACAGGGATCGAGAGTTTAGCTAAACGGCGAAAAGATATTaggtgtgcattttatttaaaagcagtGGAAAGGAACTTTACGGtccctgattttaaaaatactatcaaACACCACAACACTCGACAAAAAGCAGGTCTGTTTGTGCCAACAATCCGGACAAATgcgttttttaattctttttggccgaGAACAACTCGAAACCTGAGAGgtttttagtaaagaatttttgtaataaaagagttcCCACACCTTTCCTTCTTTCTAGAAGGGTGTAGTGGGAAAATTTTAGATTAGATATGAAGACCTGGAGGCCGCGAAGAAAATAGTTTTTCAAGTTTGGCAAGGTTACATGTTAATGTTTCTCTAGCTTTGAATTCTGAATCAGATGCAACAAAAAGTACAATTCAACCATATATTGCTAAATGTCTACCGCATAGGAGCGTAACGAAACTTTACCGCTGTATTACCTACTATCACTACTAACCAATTTGGTTACTCCTGCCATTTCAGCTGCACACTACCACAATATAAGGTAGTATTGTGGTCGAGGATAGCAGTAAAGTTGTACTGTTTACAGTATTACCAATAAGTTTCCACGGAACAAAAACAGTAAGCCCAACAGTACAGAATTCTTTTTCTGCTGCAAATTAAGTCTAGCAATGATAATGTTCCGGATAAGTTAACTAATCCAATACATTCATATCAAAAACATCGGATTGTTCGCTCATAGACGGCAACATTAGCCGGCATAAACGAGCTACACAAAAACACGGATTGTTATGTCTATGGACAAGTTTCGTTTTGGCAACAGTATAGGCGAAATATAACGTTTTATCCCATCTATAAGTTGAAGTTTTATACAGAGTTGTCTCGTCGTTTTCGGTTTAGTCTGAGACTCAAACAGAGCTCATCGCAAAATCATACGAAAGCTGGGTAGTTTTATGTAACTTATTGGCGGAGGTATAAATTTAACATATTTGGTTAGCCCAAGTTTTAAGACATAGGTTTCATCGATGTACTTATATGAAAACTTAATAACAACTACATATTTCCGAATATGTTTCATGAACGGTCTAAGCcttagattaatacagctagtTGACTTGCGTAGATATGTTGCCTGAGCATCTCCTAATATGCTAGAGGTAAATATTTTACACACAAACCTTAGTGgttgtttcaaaatttaaaagacATGAAATATGCGTAATATCGTGtattaaaattatggctgttaCAGGAAAAAGAAAGAGCGTCAGCTGTAATAATAATCATCAActatttgcttatttttatgctcatgtatatatttttataatttgacgGATCGATGCCTttgatgtaaatatttttagttattcACTAGTGGAGGTGATATAATTTTTGATTTATTACTGTGTAActctattttaatcttttgtttAAGTATAAATATGATTAAATTTCATTAGAGTATGGATAGCAGTAGATAGCGATATCTTAATTTACTGATAGAGTATTTCATCGTATTTAGACTATTGGTCACATTTTAGGCAACTACGGTGGCGACCAGTGTCAAATATCTTATTTAGCCTATGGCTTGCATATCGTAATAGTTGTGAGGTGTTTTTCCTGCTAGCATTCGTGAGTAGAGTTGGTCATCGTCCATACCTGCCAACCGTGGAGTGGAAAAaggagtgagagtctattttggatgcaatgaaaacgcgaggatttgataggtggggtaaattttcatagcgtataaaaacaccacaacgaaagataatataactgcgtatggAAACCACATGTCGTAGAGAGAttattgatagatgagaatgccacaaatatgtttatacatagttgtttattagtagtaagtatgTACTTACTCGATAGTAATAGTACACTTGTAATTAGCCCCAGGGGCCTTGAGAAAGTGCCTCAGAAGTAAAAATTTGGTTAATACTATGATTTACCTAGATTCCAGCATTAGGCTGAGTTATGTTTCAGTCTATgtatatgattactacttgaaGATTGAGGCAAAAAAAAAGTTTGATTGGGTAAAAGGGGCAATTGCGTAAAACGGGCTTGAGATGCATGAGGCATGGGACAATTgcgtgaggcatggggcaattgcgtgaggcatggggcaattgcgtgaggcatggggcaattgcATGAGGCATGGGGCGATTgcgtgaggcatggggcaattgcgtgagtctcgtgcccaatgcgtgagagttggcaggtatgtcaTCGTCTTACACAATCACATCGatttgcaaaaattgttttatattttttacacTGCTCTGTGGGATGAACTTTAAAAGTTGCTATTTGGCAAATGggaatattttattgaaagaaATAATGAGGAATATCTGTATCTATTATACTTTGTTGTTCTGTTGGACATGTCGTTTTACATCACTTTTTAGTGAACTTGAAATGGCTGATGAGACAAAACCAAAGTGGGATTGTGAATACTGCACCTATCAAAACTGGGatacagcaaaaaaatgcactATTTGTTCAGCTCAGCGTCCTCCAAAGTTTATTACAGAGAGCCCTCAATGCCCCGATATCTATCAGGTGGCTTCACTCAATGACAACAATCAATCGGTTCAAAGACGAAATGTGGATACAAACAAATGGGCGTGTCCAAAGTGCACATATTTAAACTATCTGAAAGCTAAGAAGTGCACCGTATGCTTGACACGTAAACCTAGCACAGATTCATCTAGCAGTATAGCAATGATTCTTGAGCCATTGACTATCAACACAAACAATGTCAATGATGATCAACAGGCAGAGGTATATTCACCTAGCTCTCAAATGGGGGTGAACTGTGCATCACCTAATGACAATCAGGCTGCTTCTAATAAACGGAATTCGCCAGGAAGCTCGGGAAATTCTGATTCAAATAATGATCGCAATCGATCATATGTATCATCAATCTttaaaaactatcaaaataAGTGgtgttgcatcgtatgtacttATGAAAATTGGCCCAAATCTAATCGCTGTGTACTTTGCGGTAATCAACGAAGTCCAAGTATCAAGGATCTTAGTCAATCATGTAGTCTTAGTCCCGTATCGAGTCATCAATATTCTCCTCCAAACTCACCACGCGGTGCTGCCGCTAGCATTCCTTCcaaaaaatcaagcaaaaagaTAGATCATAATCATGCTCTGCAGCGGATTCATGGAAAGCTGTCAGAAATCGACTGGCTATGGTTAAAGGCATGTCTAGGCATATATGATGGTGATCGAATGGCTGTTGATGCTTTTTTGACATGTGGAGGTGATGTTGCCCGACAGCTTTCTTCCGAAGAGGCTAGTCTTGTCGGAGATGGCAAAAAATTTAAGAAAGGAGCTACGTTGCTTCACATTGCCCTTCAATCACAGAGGGAAGACATCATAACCCTTTTGCTCACAGCCAGTGTAACTAGCCAAACTAAGAAGCGGTTACCACCCCATACTTGTCCCGATCTAGCAAATGAGATACTCAGAACTGTTGCTTGTTCTCTTCGACAGAGGAAAGGCAATTTTCCCTGTTTTTTTTTCACAGAATGTGTTACTTTTGCTTTACCTGGAGGTGAGTGAATTCTATCAACTGCTATTTGTGTTTTCTGTTTCATGAAGATGTTCCTTTATTGGACTAATGTAATTAAATCGCATCTCAGAGCCAACTTGAACACAATTAGAGATTTTGGTACCTAGTTCCATTCAATATTGATTCACTTTTTAATCTCTAgaaa
The genomic region above belongs to Watersipora subatra chromosome 1, tzWatSuba1.1, whole genome shotgun sequence and contains:
- the LOC137385930 gene encoding ubiquitin thioesterase zranb1-B-like, with product MADETKPKWDCEYCTYQNWDTAKKCTICSAQRPPKFITESPQCPDIYQVASLNDNNQSVQRRNVDTNKWACPKCTYLNYLKAKKCTVCLTRKPSTDSSSSIAMILEPLTINTNNVNDDQQAEVYSPSSQMGVNCASPNDNQAASNKRNSPGSSGNSDSNNDRNRSYVSSIFKNYQNKWCCIVCTYENWPKSNRCVLCGNQRSPSIKDLSQSCSLSPVSSHQYSPPNSPRGAAASIPSKKSSKKIDHNHALQRIHGKLSEIDWLWLKACLGIYDGDRMAVDAFLTCGGDVARQLSSEEASLVGDGKKFKKGATLLHIALQSQREDIITLLLTASVTSQTKKRLPPHTCPDLANEILRTVACSLRQRKGNFPCFFFTECVTFALPGDIEDLLPSIEKQLLRDILDQDVQRELEIEESTINWSLELCETYGSRLYALWNRSSGDCLLDSVLQATWGVFDKDNTLRLSLFDSLSEGERTFYPRWKEYENRQAEMYQFSLEEEQWDQDWSYILSLARQPGSALEQMHIFALAHILRRPIIVYGVKYVKTFRGESIDLAKFQGVYIPFLWDSSFCWKSPISLGYTRGHFSALVPMETDLDKNIGAGAMPDNKEEKRFYLPLIDKDGIPLPLHFLTQSQIKRERDILQEWLNCGDVAGIFCAEQQLGRQPPLVKQMTEEWMDRYRHLSQAMAAAGMGRRGKSRRGTPHLCSEDLDDEQICS